A single region of the Ictalurus punctatus breed USDA103 chromosome 17, Coco_2.0, whole genome shotgun sequence genome encodes:
- the dharma gene encoding dharma, protein MDASKFSNFTIDYILGERTRPQTHAELSSASQTFQEDLSSVSLPSASGFYAQASGVAQMGFPASCPGIYDTAACYNTFHCCGPVTYYQTNFNMGYCGGEHWFHAQPDYEREECHQSPQHRQRNRIRTVFTESQVKQLDQLFNITDYPTAEVRAQLARSTGLSEETVRVWFKNRRARRKRQKTTSDSPDP, encoded by the exons ATGGATGCATCGAAGTTCTCCAACTTCACTATCGATTACATTCTGGGGGAAAGGACGCGACCTCAAACACATGCAGAACTTTCATCAGCATCGCAGACCTTTCAGGAAGATTTAAGTAGCGTGAGCCTGCCTTCAGCGAGTGGTTTTTACGCTCAGGCTAGCGGGGTAGCACAGATGGGTTTCCCTGCGTCCTGCCCTGGCATCTACGACACAGCAGCTTGTTATAACACTTTCCACTGCTGTGGACCGGTCACTTACTATCAGACCAACTTTAACATGGGTTACTGCGGCGGGGAGCACTGGTTTCATGCCCAGCCAG ATTACGAAAGAGAGGAATGTCATCAAAGTCCTCAGCATAGGCAACGAAACCGCATTAGGACAGTGTTCACCGAGAGTCAAGTGAAGCAGCTCGATCAGCTCTTTAACATCACCGACTATCCAACTGCGGAAGTGCGCGCACAGCTGGCGAGAAGCACGGGCCTCAGTGAAGAGACAGTCCGG GTATGGTTCAAAAATCGCCGGGCTCGACGCAAGAGGCAGAAAACCACAAGTGACTCACCAGATCCTTAA